GTCAGGTAGGGCAGGGCCTCGTTGAGGGTGCGGGCGATGGCGGCGTTGTCGCGGGTCATGTCGTCTCGGGTCTTCATGGGGGCGGCTCCGGGTGTTCGGACAGCCTTATCGCAAGCGCGTCGCCGAATCCCGCGCTTTCACGCGATATGCGCGATCGTGCTGCGCAGGGTCGGGATGCCCCAACCCTTCTCGCTCGAGGTGACGATCAGTTCGGGAAAGGCCGCCGGATGCTTGGCGAGTGCCTCGCGGGTCTGGTCGAGCGCGCGGGCGCGGGCATCTTCCTTCACCTTGTCGGCCTTGGTCAGCACCGTCTGGAAGGTCACGGCGGAGGCGTCGAGCAGGGACATGATCTCCTCGTCGACGGCCTTCACGCCATGGCGCGCGTCGATCAGGACGAAGGCGCGGCGCAGGCTGGGGCGGCCCGAGAGATAAGATTTCAGCAACGCCTGCCACTTGGCGACTTCGGGCTTCGGGGCCTTCGCGAAGCCGTAGCCGGGCAGGTCGACGAGGTAATGGCTGTCCGCGAGCGTGAAGAAATTGATCTCCTGCGTGCGGCCCGGCGTGTTCGAGGCGCGGGCGAGCGACCGGCGCCCGGTCAGCGCGTTGATCAGGGTGGATTTACCGACATTCGAGCGGCCCGCGAAGCAGACCTCGACCCGGTCGGCGGGGGGCATGCCGGACATCGCGACGACGCCCTTGAGGAATTCGCCGCCGGTGGCGAAGAGCTTGCGGCCCGTCTCCTCGGCATGGGGGTCGGGCGCGTCGGCGACGGGAAAGGGCAGGCGTGTCACGTGGCGGCCTCGAGTGCGGCGATGTCGGCGCCGCGGATGGCGTCGAGGTTCCGGGTGATCCGTGCCACGTCCCAGTCCCACCACGCAACCCGCAGCAGTCGATCGACCGTGGGCGCGTCGAAGCGCCTGCGCACCTCGCGCGCGGGATTGCCCGCGACAACCGCGTAAGGCGCGACGTCCTGCGTGACCATGGACCCGGCCGCGATGATGGCGCCTGGCCCGATGGTGACGCCGGGCATGATCGTGGTGTGGTCGCCGATCCAGACATCGGCGCCGATCACCGTGTCGCCCTTCTGCCCGGCCTCCCAGCTTGCGGGATCGAAGCCGACCTCCCAGCCGTGGCCGAAGATGTTGAAGGGAAAGGTGCTGAACCCGTCCATCGCGTGGGTGCCGCCATTCATGACGATGCGCGTGCCATGGGCGAAGGCGCAGAACGGACCGATGGTCAGGTGGTCGCCGATGAAATCGTAATGGTGCAGCACGTTGCGGTCGAAGAAGTCGCGCGTCCCGTCGCGGTCGTCATAGTAGCTGTAGCGTCCGACGGTGACGTTCCCGCGGCCCCCGGCCAAAGGCCGCAGGAAGACCGTGCCGTCATAGGCGGGCGCCATGGGCGCGAGGGTGTCGGGGTCCGGCCCGGTCACGGCAAGGTCACCGTGTCGCCGACCGCAATCCGACCGCCTTCGATAACTTCGAGGGCGATGGTGAAGTCGCGGTGCCCGAATGCGTCCAGAACCGACAGGAGGTCCGCGTCGCGGCGCCCC
This portion of the uncultured Jannaschia sp. genome encodes:
- the yihA gene encoding ribosome biogenesis GTP-binding protein YihA/YsxC, producing MTRLPFPVADAPDPHAEETGRKLFATGGEFLKGVVAMSGMPPADRVEVCFAGRSNVGKSTLINALTGRRSLARASNTPGRTQEINFFTLADSHYLVDLPGYGFAKAPKPEVAKWQALLKSYLSGRPSLRRAFVLIDARHGVKAVDEEIMSLLDASAVTFQTVLTKADKVKEDARARALDQTREALAKHPAAFPELIVTSSEKGWGIPTLRSTIAHIA
- a CDS encoding CatB-related O-acetyltransferase codes for the protein MTGPDPDTLAPMAPAYDGTVFLRPLAGGRGNVTVGRYSYYDDRDGTRDFFDRNVLHHYDFIGDHLTIGPFCAFAHGTRIVMNGGTHAMDGFSTFPFNIFGHGWEVGFDPASWEAGQKGDTVIGADVWIGDHTTIMPGVTIGPGAIIAAGSMVTQDVAPYAVVAGNPAREVRRRFDAPTVDRLLRVAWWDWDVARITRNLDAIRGADIAALEAAT